A part of Pseudochaenichthys georgianus chromosome 23, fPseGeo1.2, whole genome shotgun sequence genomic DNA contains:
- the adm2a gene encoding protein ADM2a: MQPLIRLAVYCISLLSLQQLLALSAEESPDSNRLDIINKLMGLTEDNTRPSRSLTHNDVPSSALKQAPKWLPGFLRLRPASGVRTSPPSLAWARPRDESPRSSRVRRRAHSGPRSSRHYPQNAQLMRVGCVLGTCQVQNLSHRLYQLIGQSGREDSSPINPRSPHSYG, translated from the exons ATGCAGCCCCTTATCCGGCTTGCTGTGTATTGCATCAGCCTGCTTTCCCTCCAACAGCTGCTGGCTCTATCGGCGGAAGAAAGTCCCGACAGCAACAG GTTGGACATCATCAACAAGCTCATGGGTCTCACAGAGGACAACACTCGACCTTCAAGAAGCCTGACTCACAACGACGTCCCTTCTTCAGCCCTGAAACAAGCCCCAAAATGGCTGCCTGGTTTCCTGAGACTCCGACCAGCTTCTGGAGTTCGCACATCCCCACCAAGTCTGGCATGGGCTCGCCCCAGGGATGAGTCTCCGAGGTCTTCGAGAGTTCGTCGTCGCGCTCATTCGGGACCGCGGAGTAGTCGCCATTACCCCCAAAACGCCCAGCTGATGAGAGTCGGTTGCGTCCTGGGAACCTGTCAAGTGCAAAACCTCAGCCATCGGCTCTAtcagctgattggtcagagcggCAGAGAAGACTCCTCCCCCATCAACCCCAGGAGCCCCCATAGTTACGGATGA